A single window of Rana temporaria chromosome 1, aRanTem1.1, whole genome shotgun sequence DNA harbors:
- the LOC120916275 gene encoding zinc finger protein 414-like, whose amino-acid sequence MDKSEDPPADQQSKGKNEDAGPSTSKTVRGVKMESKRPREGGRRRNLQGAKRGHRCTTYGCNRSFLTMQDLITHVSVHYKPTESLQDKKFICSMNDCGETLDSMQDLMTHLKVHYKPNRYFKCENCMQPFRTHRSLFKHLHVCSDNLSRSDSTTTMSLPTDIKPASVSRQTSVIQCAKKDTPLPVAEDSTKSIATVSVSSVPGGQMSSVSKLASETSNSFPALSPSLFASRLPGPQRSSVTGSYLNYLHQSAYSLPQGAVPQKLRPFLGTQGLPVSNAMWKKNQGHTSNSRIVWEHTRGSYKCMQCSFTTSTRDQMDKHIEEIHKNPTPARPREDIDYDMDLLPFHSKLPAEMEPSLLPQV is encoded by the exons GATAAATCAGAAGATCCCCCAGCAGACCAacaaagtaaaggaaaaaatgaaGACGCTGGTCCCTCTACATCAAAGACTGTTAGAGGAGTCAAAATGGAATCCAAGAGACCAAGAGAAGGAGGCAGAAGGCGGAACCTCCAAGGCGCAA AAAGGGGTCATCGGTGTACTACATATGGTTGTAATCGATCGTTTCTCACCATGCAAGATCTTATTACCCACGTGTCTGTCCACTATAAACCCACTGAGTCTTTGCAAG ATAAAAAGTTCATATGCTCAATGAATGACTGTGGTGAGACCCTGGACAGTATGCAAGACCTTATGACCCATCTAAAGGTCCATTACAAGCCAAATCGCTATTTTAA GTGTGAGAACTGTATGCAGCCGTTTCGTACACACCGCTCGCTGTTCAAGCACCTTCATGTGTGTTCCGACAACCTTTCACGCTCCGACAGCACAACCACCATGTCTCTTCCCACTGATATTAAGCCAGCTTCAGTGAGCCGCCAGACAAGTGTTATCCAGTGCGCCAAGAAAGACACTCCCCTCCCAGTGGCTGAGGATTCAACAAAATCTATTGCAACCGTTTCAGTTTCCTCCGTCCCTGGTGGTCAAATGTCTTCAGTGAGCAAACTGGCTTCTGAGACTTCTAACTCTTTTCCTGCCCTTAGCCCTTCTTTGTTTGCAAGTCGGCTCCCAGGTCCACAGCGGTCATCTGTTACTGGATCCTATCTAAACTACCTCCACCAATCGGCATACTCTTTACCTCAGGGTGCAGTCCCACAGAAACTTAGGCCATTCCTTGGGACTCAAGGACTGCCTGTCTCCAACGCCATGTGGAAAAAGAACCAAG GACACACAAGCAACAGCCGCATTGTTTGGGAACACACCAGAGGTAGCTacaagtgtatgcaatgcagtttTACTACTTCCACGAGGGACCAGATGGATAAACACATTGAGGAAATACATAAAAATCCTACACCAGCCAGACCTCGAGAAGATATAG